ACTCATGTGGTGGAGATGTAGATGCATGTAGATTGGGGATGACATGAGGCGAGGAATCATTTTCTCCCGGAGACGTGTTAGCACCTGGTGGTGGCGAACGCTGCTGCTCATCATCAGTAACATTAACATCTCCCACATGGTCTCCGGATGCTACACAATTGCAAAACATCACAAATAGGATTTTGgatgaataaggtatttatTATACGGTTAGCACACATACAAAATACATTGTGTGAAGGTGTGTGGGGTTATTGTACATACCTATGTCAGCCTCTTTAGAGAGGTTGGGATTTACAGTTTCAAAATTGCCTTCAGTTTGTGGAGATTGCTGCCCCTCAGCATTATGTGGTGGTTCTTTAACAATTTGGCCATCTGTgacaaaatatatgaaaatgcaaatgttatgaataaaaaaaagggAAGTGTTCAATGAAAAGTAAGAAAATTATGATTGAGATACCGGAGCCTTACTGATAGCGTGATACAAAATTGCAAACAGCACAAATAGGATTTTGgatgaataaggtatttatTATACGGCTAGCACATATACCAAATACATTATGTGAAGGTGTGTGGGGTTATTCTACATACCTATGTCAGCCTCTTTAGACAGGTTGGGATTTACAGTTTCAAAATTGCCTTCAGTTTGTGCATGTTGCTGCCCCTCAGCAGTATGTGCTGGTTCTGTAACAGTTTGGCCATCTGTgacaaaatatatgaaaatgcaaatgttatgaataaaaaataggGAAGTGTTCAATGTAAAATAAGAAAAGTATGATTGAGGTCCCGGCCTTCTAAGAGTCGACGAAATTCTTTTGCTAATTGACGCTGACGGGATACTATTGCCTGCTGAGCATCATCAATAACACACATATTCTCGTGTATTTTCTGCTTAGCATCATATACAATTGCCAACTTGGCGCTGATGTAGGAGTCAACTTCTGAAACCATCGTGGAAAATTCTTTCGCACTGCGGCCAGTAAGAAAAGTTCTGGCACCAGAGAGTAGATCATTCAGAAGCGGAACTTCCGTAGACTTATCTGATGTGCTGCAGTGGCTAGGACCAGCGAAGATAGCTGGATGATGCGATTGGTAGCACGATCCCACCTGACTCATGAActgttaagaaaaataaaaatataatgtaGCTGTGAGGTTAAACAGATGGAGGATGATGTAACCATATTAATAATATGAATGTAACCATATTAAAATCAGTATTGTAAACGTGTTTTTCTCTAATACAGCCACAACATGTATGAAGAATTACGGTTGAATATACAGTTAAAATATGGTACCATTTTCTTAACCATATTCAAAACAGCCATGTAACCATATCAACAGCATCCATAAAaccatattaaaaatatatacggGTGTATTGACAATAAAATTATGGTTCTAGATTCTTAACCATATAACAACATCCATGTTGCGGAAATTAGAATTAAACTAGATAAATAGTACCTGAGTACCACCATAGACCAATTTTCCATGTCTGTCGGTGAATCTATCATGCATTGTAAGGTGCTCAACCTTGTGTTTGTCAAATAATGCTGCACGAGGGATTGAAATCCTATCGCCTTTGTTCAGCTCGTGATTGAGATTATCCAAATAATATATCTGTTACGCAAAGGAACAGCAAACAAATTAAAAGAAACCAAaggaaatattaaaataaatgtTATGCCGAAATTTGAACTAGGATTTTATTACTTCTAAAGGGTTCAGTGCCTCACCAATAGATATGGGGAACAACCGGATATGGTCGGGTTAATGACCTTACAATCACGACGTTGCCATTGAGAAGCCGCTGCTCTAATGTCCTCAACAACAAGCTTGCACCAATCAACTTCACCAATCTTGCTCATATCCATAGTAAGTCTGACATCGTTATTCGAAACATCATATGATGATGTCGGGAACAAAAGCCTATTAAACACTATCATGAAGAAACACCTCAATGACAACTCATCCGCAAGGCCCTTGGAAACTTCAAGCTTGAGCCTTTCGATCAACAATTTCTCACCAAGCATATCAAACAGATCTTTTTTTGCATTTGTAATCTCCTTGGTCTTGGTAAAGGTGAGCTCTCCACCGCCAATTGGTAAACCAAGAACAATGTGAACTGACTGGGCAGAAATTGGGAGTATTTTATCATGAGATAAAATAAGATTCATGTGAACTATATCAATATGATCCATAAGAAAACAGTAAAGCTCGCGACTCTCGACAGCATCAATTTTGATTTCCAGAAATTTGCCCCATCCAAGACGACGGATTTCTGCCACTTGATCATCAGAAAGTGACCTGATGGCTTCCAAGACATCTTTTGGATTGCATCGAGACATGAGCTTACCCTTTTTACCATCTTTACCCTAAGGTATGCACGAGAACATATCGAATAAGTCCATTGAAAAATGTAACAGTAATTGTATGGTCAGATTAAGGATGTAATTAACAGAATGTTttgacaataatttttttacccTGATGGTCTGTGTCTCAGGACGGGGTGAACGTGATGAATGTCGAGTCGCAGAAGCCAGCCTCTTCTTCGGAGGGATTACTGGGGATGCTTCGGCGTCCTC
The nucleotide sequence above comes from Phragmites australis chromosome 4, lpPhrAust1.1, whole genome shotgun sequence. Encoded proteins:
- the LOC133914853 gene encoding uncharacterized protein LOC133914853 — encoded protein: MDSTTGHPIDNQSKMRRIDHIPERTTRVAFMNSQVYYDMNVVGHQAHEEKCPNSEEVGSGPDKSGTAHNNEQEQSTDDGDFVNPLPRKRRAISKAPLSRKRHAEDAEASPVIPPKKRLASATRHSSRSPRPETQTIRGKDGKKGKLMSRCNPKDVLEAIRSLSDDQVAEIRRLGWGKFLEIKIDAVESRELYCFLMDHIDIVHMNLILSHDKILPISAQSVHIVLGLPIGGGELTFTKTKEITNAKKDLFDMLGEKLLIERLKLEVSKGLADELSLRCFFMIVFNRLLFPTSSYDVSNNDVRLTMDMSKIGEVDWCKLVVEDIRAAASQWQRRDCKVINPTISGCSPYLLIYYLDNLNHELNKGDRISIPRAALFDKHKVEHLTMHDRFTDRHGKLVYGGTQFMSQVGSCYQSHHPAIFAGPSHCSTSDKSTEVPLLNDLLSGARTFLTGRSAKEFSTMVSEVDSYISAKLAIVYDAKQKIHENMCVIDDAQQAIVSRQRQLAKEFRRLLEGRDLNHTFLILH